The following proteins come from a genomic window of Halomicroarcula saliterrae:
- a CDS encoding ABC transporter permease, whose amino-acid sequence MNATESASGRADRSLVALWRVVFEKEYIILRRYWFDTLAAIGVNYTIFVLLFLGVRTVVPAIIDGNLTAIIIGYFVWSMSWGSFQSSARTLKREAEWGTLEQTTMSPFGLFAVLTARIAAKLLFTLSRGVLILALLLVTTQHWISLDPVSLPPLVLVTMVSATGLGYAFGGLALVYKRVSSVFIIVQFLLIGAVGAPSSPLAKLLPLAWGTDLLVLVVTEGTPIWQLPPTDLLGVTAVSAGYLLFGYLAFRYAIAVSKRRGILGDY is encoded by the coding sequence ATGAACGCGACTGAGTCAGCCTCGGGTCGGGCCGACCGCAGTCTGGTGGCACTCTGGCGGGTCGTCTTCGAGAAGGAGTACATCATCCTCCGCCGGTACTGGTTCGACACGCTCGCCGCTATCGGGGTGAACTACACCATATTCGTGCTCCTGTTTCTCGGTGTGCGGACAGTGGTACCGGCCATCATCGACGGGAACCTGACCGCGATAATCATCGGATACTTCGTCTGGTCGATGTCGTGGGGCTCGTTTCAGTCCTCGGCTAGGACCCTGAAACGGGAGGCCGAGTGGGGGACGCTAGAGCAGACGACGATGAGTCCCTTCGGCCTGTTCGCAGTGCTCACTGCCCGGATAGCCGCGAAACTGCTGTTCACACTGTCGAGGGGCGTCCTGATTCTCGCGTTGTTACTGGTCACGACCCAGCACTGGATATCCCTCGACCCGGTCAGTCTGCCACCGCTCGTCCTCGTGACGATGGTGTCCGCGACGGGACTCGGGTACGCTTTCGGCGGGTTGGCGCTCGTGTACAAACGTGTCAGTAGCGTCTTCATCATCGTTCAGTTCCTCCTCATCGGCGCCGTCGGGGCGCCGTCGTCGCCACTGGCGAAGCTTCTCCCGTTGGCCTGGGGGACGGATCTGCTCGTCCTGGTGGTCACCGAGGGGACGCCAATCTGGCAACTCCCGCCCACCGACCTCCTCGGCGTGACCGCAGTCTCGGCGGGCTACCTGCTGTTTGGCTATCTCGCTTTCCGCTACGCGATAGCCGTGAGCAAACGGCGGGGTATCCTGGGCGATTACTGA
- a CDS encoding ABC transporter ATP-binding protein has protein sequence MSRTSQSGTGSESATISVTGLTKEFSSSDGTVTAVNDVSFRIDRGEIVGVLGPNGAGKTTTIKSILGLLEPTTGSIEVNGIDVAESSREIYNEVGGLLEGARNLYWRLTVRENLRYFTGLQGIRPDGATDRHDRLLSLVNLEEKADERVRNLSRGMKQKACLACVLARSTPIVFLDEPTLGLDIEASRDLRSELRRLATEENRTIVISSHDMDVVQDICDRVLVFQDGEIIVDDHVETLLDELDIRRYRVVLKEPVPTGESLDGYDLEWSADRMAFEVILRNETDVYEFVETLRRSEMRLKKLRAVEGTLETVFLSALELEDDGPAPDGLVAGARNERD, from the coding sequence ATGTCGAGGACCTCGCAGTCTGGCACGGGCAGCGAGTCTGCAACCATCAGTGTGACCGGACTGACGAAGGAGTTCTCCAGTAGCGATGGTACCGTGACGGCTGTGAACGACGTCTCGTTTCGGATAGACCGCGGGGAGATAGTCGGGGTTCTGGGACCCAACGGGGCAGGAAAGACGACGACGATCAAGTCGATACTGGGGCTGCTAGAGCCGACCACGGGGAGTATCGAGGTCAACGGAATCGACGTGGCAGAGAGCTCCCGGGAGATCTACAACGAGGTCGGCGGCCTCCTCGAAGGGGCACGGAACCTCTACTGGCGTCTCACTGTCCGGGAGAACCTCCGGTATTTCACCGGACTGCAGGGAATCCGCCCCGACGGTGCGACCGACCGTCACGACCGGCTGCTGTCGCTCGTCAACTTGGAGGAGAAAGCCGACGAACGGGTCAGAAACCTCTCCAGGGGGATGAAGCAGAAAGCCTGTCTGGCCTGTGTGCTCGCCCGCTCTACCCCTATCGTCTTCCTCGACGAACCGACCCTCGGACTCGACATCGAAGCCAGCCGGGACCTCCGGTCGGAGCTTCGCCGACTCGCCACGGAGGAGAACCGGACCATCGTCATCTCGAGTCACGATATGGACGTCGTTCAGGACATCTGTGACCGGGTACTCGTCTTCCAGGACGGCGAGATAATCGTCGACGACCACGTCGAGACGCTACTCGACGAACTCGACATCAGGCGGTACCGCGTCGTCCTCAAGGAGCCGGTCCCCACCGGTGAGTCGCTCGACGGTTACGACCTGGAGTGGTCCGCCGACAGGATGGCCTTCGAGGTGATTCTGCGAAACGAGACGGACGTCTACGAGTTCGTCGAGACGCTCAGGCGCTCAGAGATGCGACTGAAGAAGCTCCGGGCGGTCGAAGGGACCCTCGAGACGGTCTTCCTGTCCGCGCTCGAATTGGAAGACGACGGCCCAGCGCCGGACGGACTGGTCGCAGGTGCTCGAAATGAACGCGACTGA
- a CDS encoding SLC13 family permease yields the protein MAFVFALILVALLFFATELVPVDVTAIAVMVALLAVEPVTLTLADVGLLEGPLYVLHQPGDDISPLTQGLSGFASTATITVLAMFILSDGVQRTGIVQLLGARLSSLTGDSETKQLGATVGLVGPISGFINNTAAVAILLPMVTDIAHEGNISPSKLLLPLSYASMFGGMLTLIGTSTNILASQLSAELLGRPFGMFEFTQLGIVVTIVGTVYLLTVGRWLVPGRIQPREDLTDEFEMGEYLTEVVVREDSPIVGQTVQEALSGTDLDVDVVQLVRDRRTFLEPLGPKVVRVGDVFAIRTDRDTLVELLDLDGLDVVPDAVDDAELERASDQQNLIELVVAPGSSLVGETLASANFRQRYDATVLALRRGRDLVRQRMDRVRLKVGDTLLVQATVDSIDRLDVNRDFIVAQEVERPDYRKSKIPVAVGIVASVVGVAALTQVHIVVSALAGSLAMLFTGCLRPSELYDAVQWDVIFLLAGVIPLGIALQETGGADLIADLFVLAAPGLPAILVLGLMYVVTAVLTNIISNNASVVLMIPVAVEAAGQLNANAFAFVLAVTFAASTAFMTPVGYQTNLLVYGPGGYRFTDYLKVGAPLQAVFAVVTTLGIAFFWGLAPA from the coding sequence ATGGCGTTCGTCTTCGCGCTGATACTCGTTGCCCTCCTGTTCTTTGCGACCGAACTGGTCCCGGTCGACGTGACCGCTATCGCGGTGATGGTGGCCCTGCTCGCCGTCGAACCTGTGACGCTGACGCTCGCCGATGTCGGCCTGTTGGAGGGTCCGCTGTACGTCCTCCACCAGCCCGGTGACGACATCTCCCCGCTCACACAGGGGCTCTCGGGCTTCGCCTCGACGGCGACTATCACCGTGCTGGCGATGTTCATTCTCTCCGACGGCGTCCAGCGGACGGGCATCGTCCAGCTGCTCGGCGCGAGGCTCTCCTCGCTGACCGGCGACAGCGAGACGAAGCAACTCGGTGCGACGGTCGGACTGGTCGGTCCCATCTCCGGTTTCATCAACAACACCGCCGCCGTCGCCATCCTCCTGCCGATGGTGACAGATATCGCACACGAAGGCAACATCTCGCCGTCGAAGCTCCTGCTCCCGCTCTCCTACGCGTCGATGTTCGGCGGCATGCTCACGCTCATCGGCACCTCGACGAACATCCTCGCCTCGCAGCTGTCGGCCGAACTGCTGGGGCGGCCGTTCGGCATGTTCGAGTTCACGCAGCTGGGTATCGTCGTCACCATCGTCGGCACCGTCTACCTGCTGACGGTCGGTCGCTGGCTCGTCCCCGGCCGCATCCAGCCCCGCGAGGACCTCACCGACGAGTTCGAGATGGGCGAGTACCTCACCGAGGTGGTCGTCCGCGAGGACTCCCCCATCGTCGGCCAGACCGTCCAGGAGGCCCTGTCCGGGACCGACCTCGACGTCGACGTCGTCCAGCTCGTCAGGGACAGACGAACCTTCCTCGAACCGCTCGGCCCGAAGGTCGTCCGCGTCGGCGACGTCTTCGCCATCCGGACTGACCGGGACACGCTCGTCGAGCTGCTCGACCTCGACGGGCTGGACGTCGTTCCCGACGCCGTCGACGACGCGGAGCTCGAACGCGCCAGCGACCAGCAGAACCTCATCGAACTCGTGGTCGCGCCGGGCTCGTCGCTCGTCGGCGAGACGCTCGCCTCCGCGAACTTCCGCCAGCGCTACGACGCGACCGTGCTGGCCCTGCGGCGCGGGCGCGACCTCGTCCGCCAGCGGATGGATCGGGTTCGACTGAAGGTCGGCGACACCCTGCTCGTGCAGGCCACCGTCGACAGCATCGACCGCCTCGACGTCAACCGCGATTTCATCGTCGCCCAGGAGGTCGAACGCCCCGACTACCGCAAGTCGAAGATTCCCGTCGCCGTCGGCATCGTCGCGAGCGTCGTCGGCGTCGCCGCGCTCACGCAGGTCCACATCGTCGTCTCGGCGCTGGCCGGCTCGCTGGCGATGCTCTTCACCGGCTGTCTCCGACCCAGCGAGCTCTACGACGCCGTCCAGTGGGACGTCATCTTCCTCCTCGCCGGCGTCATCCCGCTGGGCATCGCCCTCCAGGAGACCGGCGGCGCGGACCTCATCGCCGACCTGTTCGTCCTCGCCGCGCCCGGCCTGCCCGCTATCCTCGTGTTGGGCCTGATGTACGTCGTCACCGCCGTGCTCACGAACATCATCTCGAACAACGCCTCCGTCGTGCTGATGATTCCCGTCGCCGTGGAGGCGGCGGGACAGCTGAACGCCAACGCCTTCGCGTTCGTGCTGGCAGTGACCTTCGCCGCCTCGACGGCCTTCATGACGCCCGTCGGCTACCAGACCAATCTCCTGGTGTACGGGCCCGGCGGCTACCGCTTTACCGACTACCTGAAAGTCGGCGCGCCCCTGCAGGCCGTGTTCGCCGTCGTGACGACGCTCGGTATCGCCTTCTTCTGGGGCCTTGCCCCGGCGTGA